The genomic stretch CGCATCCAGGGACTGGAACAGGGCGCGGACGACTACGTGGTGAAGCCCTTCTCGGTCCGCGAGCTGATGCTGCGGGTCAAGGCGGTGCTGCGGCGCTCGGACATCGAGGAGGGGCCGGTGGCCCAGCTGGCCGCCGGGGACATCCAGCTCGACACCTCGCGCCACCAGGTGCGCGTGAAGGGCCAGGAGGTGGTCCTCACCGCGCTGGAGTTCCGCCTGCTGCGCACCCTCCTGGAGCGGGGCGATCGCGTGCAGACGCGCGAGGTGCTCCTCTCCGACGTCTGGGGCATCCAGGCGGAGATCCACACCCGCACGGTGGACACGCACATCAAACGCCTGCGCGAGAAGCTCGGTCCCGCGGGCGACATCATCGAGACGGTCCGTGGCGTGGGCTACAAGCTCAGCCCTCCGTGACGGTAAGGCCCGATGCCCCCGCGCCTCTTCCTGATTCCCCTCCTCCTGCCCGCCCTCGCGGCGCTCGTCCTCTTCCTGCTGCTGGGCTGGAGGATGGACGCCGTCTACGTGGCGCTCGCCACCCTCTCCGCCTCCGCGCTGACGCTGGTGGCCAGCCGGGACGCGCTCAAACGGCAGATCCTCACACTGGCCCGGCAGGTCCGCACCCGCGCCGAGGGCACCCCCGCTCCAGGTAGCGGCGAGGACGAGCGCGACCGGCTCGAGGAGGTGGCCAACCTCAAGGGCGCCATCGACACGCTCCACCACCAGCTCTCCGCGCGCAACGCCGGACTCGACCAGGAGGCGCGCATCCTCACCGCCGTGCTGGACGGCATGGCCGAGGGCCTCTGGGTGACGGACGCCGAGGGCACCGTGGTGCGCCACAACGACGCGCTGCGCGGCATGCTCCAGACGGCCGGGCACATCGTCGGCCAGCGTCCCCTCGCGCTGCTGCGCAACGAGGCCCTCAACGAGGCCGTCACCCGCGCCTGCCGGGAGGGCGCCGCCACCCGGCTCGAGCTGACGCTGGAGGGCCTGTTCCCCCGCACGCTCGCCATCCGGGTGACTGCCCTGGGGAGGGACCTGCCCGGCAGCGCCGCCGTCTTCCACGACGTCACCGAGCTGCGCCACCTGGAGAAGGTCCGCAAGGACTTCGTCGCCAACGTCTCCCACGAGCTGCGCACCCCCATCACCGCCATCCGCGGCTACGCCGAGACGCTCCAGGGCGGCGCCCTGAAGGATCCCAACGTGGCGCCCAAGATGGTGGACATCATCCACCGCCAGTCCGAGCGCCTCTCGGAGCTCGTCGAGGACCTGCTGGAGCTGTCCCGGCTGGAGTCCCGCGAGGTGAAGCTGAAGGTGACGGACGTGCCCCTGGCGACGGCCGCCTCCCGGGCGGCCGAGGTGGTCCGGCCCAAGGCGCAGGGCAAGAACATTACGCTCGAGCTGAACGTCCCCCAGGGGCTGGTGGGCCGGGGAGACGAGCGGGGACTGGAGCAGGTGCTGCTCAACCTGCTGGACAACGCGGTGAAGTACACGCCCGAGGGGGGCCGGGTGATGGTGCTGGCCGGCCAGGAGGACGGGCGGTGCGTGGTGCACATCCGGGACACCGGGGTGGGCATCGAGCCCAAGCACCTGGCCCGTATCTTCGAGCGCTTCTACCGGGTGGACAAGGGACGCAGCCGGGACATGGGGGGGACGGGCCTGGGCCTGTCCATCGTCAAGCACCTGATGAGCGCCATGGGGGGCGAGGTGAAGGTCGAGAGCCAGCCGAACGAGGGCTCTACCTTCACGATTTTCCTTCCAGTGTCTGTGCCCACGGCGACGGCGGCGGGTTAGGATGGGGCGGCCATGCGGGTCGCCATCCTCGCCGACATTCACGGGAACCTCCCCGCCTGCGAGGCCGTCCTCGAGGACATCGCCCGCGTCGCGCCCGACTACGTCGTGGCCGCCGGAGACCTCGCCCTGCGCGGCGCGCACCCGCGCGAGACGGTGGAGCTGCTCTTCGATCGCTGTGACGCGGTCCTCATGGGCAACACCGACTGCTACCTCGCCGGCCACTACCTGGGCGGCGCCTACCGCGAGCGCGACCACTGGAAGACGGAGCTGCTCCAGTGGACGAGGGATCAGCTCGGGGAGCCGTGGCTCAAGCGCCTGGGGGCCATGCCCTTCTCGGTGCGCTACTCGCCGCGCCGGGGGCAGGACCTGTTCGTCTGCCACGCCAACCCGCGCAACCTCGAGGACTCGCTGGACCCGACGCTGGACGAGAACACCATCCGCCGCTACTTCCAGAACCTGGACGCGGCCGCGTGTGCCTTCGGCCACCTGCACTTCCCCTACCGCCGCCGCGTGGGCCGGCTCCTCATCGCGGACGTGGCCAGCGCCGGCATCCCCCGGGACGGAGATCTCCGCCCCGCCTACGGCGTCTTCACCTTCACGCCCAAGGGCTGGCGCGTGCAGATCCGCCGCGTGCGCTACCCGGTGCGCAAGGCCACCCAGGCCCTCACCGCGCGCCGCGTGCCCGGCGGCCCCCTGCTCATCCACAAGCTCGTCGAGGCGCGCTACCGCCACCACCACGCGCTGATGGAGGCCGCGCGCCGTCACTCGGGCCTGCCTCCCCCCGGCCCGGTGCTGCGTCCGCCCCCCGGCTCCTCCCTCATCACCCACACGCCCACCATCGAGCTGCCGGTGGTGACGCCTCCGCTCCTCAAGCAGGCCGTGGGTGACGAGAGCCACCCCGCGACTACCGAGGACGGGCCCGTGCCCCTGTCCACCGTGACGGACCTGGACGGCTGACGTCCGCCGCGCATCACGACGCGGGAACGTTGCTTGAGTCCACGGCCCGCGGCGCCTAGGGACACGGCCCGCCATGTCCCCTCATCAGATGCCCCTGCTGCTCGTCCGCCATGCGGTGGCCGAGGACTCCCACCCCCTGGGTGACGAGGCCCGCTCCCTCACCGCCGAGGGCCGCGCCACCTTCCGCTCCCACGCGCGCAAGCTGGCCCGCCTCACGCCCATGGTGGGCATCATCACCAGCCCCCTGGTGCGCGCGGTGCAGACCGCGGAGATCCTCGCCGAGGCCTTCGGCCTGTCCCGAGTGGAGGTGCACCCGGCGCTGCGGCCTCGCGCCCAGGCGCCCAAGCGCATCCTCCGGCTCGCGCGTGAGCTGGGCGCCGGCTGGGTGCTGGTGGGCCACAACCCCTCGCTCGCCCGCGCCGGTGCGCTCGCCCTGGACATGGACGAGCTGCCCGACAAGCTGCGCAAGGGCGCCGCGCTCGCCATCCACCCCGAGGGGAAGGGCAAGCACTTCTCCTTCGCCTGGCTGGCGGCACCGGGCCGCTACCTCCAGCGCTCCGAGGACCTTCACCGCGCGTGAGTGATGTCACGCACTTGTCGCAAGCACGTCACCGGAACGCAAACGGCGGTGTCCAGAGTGCGCGCCGCCATGCCCCACGTCCTCATCGTCGACGACGAGCGCGATCTCGCCGAGCTCATCGATTTCAATCTCCGAGCAGCTGGCTTCTCCACCCGCGTCGCGCCCACGGGCGAGGCCGCGCTCACCGCCGCGCGCGAGCAGCGGATGGATCTGGTCCTCCTGGATCTGATGTTGCCGGACATCTCCGGCGTGGAGGTCTGCCGCCAGCTGCGTGCCGCCGCCAACACCCGTGACGTCCTCATCGTCATGCTCACCGCCAAGGGAGAGGAGGCCGACCGCGTGCGCGGCTTCGAGGTAGGTGCCGACGACTACGTCACCAAGCCCTTCAGCGTCCGTGAGCTCGTCCTGCGCCTCAAGGCCATCCTCCGCCGCAGCAGCCCCGCGCGCGACGAGTCCGCGCCCCTCAAGCTGGGCCCTCTCGCGCTCGACATCTCCGCCCACCGCTTCTACGTGGAGGGCAAGGAGGTCATCCTCACCGCGCTGGAGTTCCGCCTGCTGGAGCACCTCATGGCCCGCGTGGGCCGGGTGCAGTCCCGCGAGCAGCTCCTCGAGGAGGTCTGGGGCCTGTCCAGCTCCCTGGAGACACGCACCATCGACACCCACGTCATGCGCCTGCGCGACAAGCTCGGCTCCGCGCGTGCCTACCTCGAGACAGTTCGCGGCGTGGGCTATCGCATCGTCGACCCGAATGTCGTCTGAGTCCCGTCGTTACCCAATTGTCACGCACCGGCCCTCAAACGGTCACGAACGAGCCGTACATGGTCCGCGGCTTTGAACAACGGACAGAAAAAGACAACCGGAGCCCCCTCCACGTGATGCGCAACCTGATTGCCGCGATTCTGACATTCACCTCTGGCGCCGCCCTGGCCCAGGAGGCCACGCCCGCTCCCGAGGCCGCCCCCGCCACGGAAGCGGCCCCCGCCACGCCGAACACCGACGAGCGGGTGACCAACACCGAGGGCAAGGTCGCCTCCATCGAGGAGCAGCTGGCCGAGATCAAGAGCATCCTCTCCCCGCTCACGAAGCTGAAGTTCTCCGGCTACGTGCAGGCCCGCTACCAGTGGGAGGAGTCGCGCGAGGATGGCACCGGCGGCTACAGCCGCTTCCTGGTCCGCCGCGGCCGTCTCAAGGCCACCTACACCGGCGACCTCGTGCAGTACATGTTGCAGATCGACGCCGTCCCCACCGGCGTGACGGTGCGGGACGCGGAGGCCACGCTCTTCATCCCCGGCACGAAGCAGAACATGTCGGTGACGCTGGGCCAGATGAAGTGGCCGTTCGGCTACGAGTCGGTGCAGTCCTCCAGCGACCGTGAGTTCCCCGAGCGCACCCGCGTGGTCCGCGCCTTCCTCCCCGACGAGCGGGACCGCGGCGTCAAGTACGCGGGCAAGTTCGGCTTCTTCCGCCTGGGCGTCGGCCTCTTCGACGGCAACGGCATGAGCTACCCGGGCTCCGTCGGCGTCGACAACGACAAGGAGAAGGACTTCGTCGGCCGCGCCGGGTTCGACTTGAAGTGGATCTCCGGCGGCGTCTCCGGCTGGTACGGCCACACCATGGGCCGGGGTGCCGGTGAGACGTACCGGCACGCCCACGAGCGCAGCCGCGTCGGTGCGGACCTCCAGGTCTACCTGGACTTCCTGCCCATCGGCGCCACCGCCATCAAGGGTGAGTACATCAAGGGCAAGACGTACGTGAGCAATGGCGCCGAGCTGCTCGACCGCCAGGCCAGCGGCTGGTACGCGCTGCTGGTGCAGAACATCGGCCTCACCAACGCGGTGGCCGTGCGCTACGACTACTTCGATGCTGCCACCGGTATCCCGGCCACCGCCGCCGCACCGGGCTCGGATCGCCCGGCCGGCACCAACGCCATCGGCACCATCGGCGCCACCGCCATCCACTACTTCGGTGAGAACCTGAAGCTCTCCGTCACCTATGAGCACCCCATGACGGCGACCGTCGCGGGCGTGAAGGACCCGCGCGACAACCTGCTCACCGCCCAGTTGCAGGCCCGCTACTAGACAGCAGCCCTACCTTTCCCGGAATCGCAAGGAGACATCCCTCATGAAGAACTTCATCGCCTCGATCGCCGCGGTGCTGCTGCTCGCCCTCCCGGGCGCGGCTCGCGCGGGTACCGTCACCGTCAAGGGCTCCGACACCATGGTCATCCTCGGCCAGCGCTGGGCCGAGGAGTTCATGAAGAAGAACCCCAACACCAAGCTGCAGGTGACGGGTGGCGGCTCGGGCGTCGGCCTGTCGGCGCTCATCAACGGCACCACGGACATCGCCATGTCCAGCCGCCCCATGAAGGAGGCGGAGGGCGAGAAGCTGCGCACCCGCTTCAACACCACCGGCACGGAGATCTCCGTGGCCAAGGACGGTGTGACCTTCTACGTCAACGAGGGCAACAAGGTGGACGCCCTCACCCAGGAGCAGCTCAAGGGCATCTACCTGGGCGACATCACCAACTGGAAGGAAGTGGGCGGCCCGGACGCGCCCATCATCGTCTACTCGCGTGAGAACTCCTCGGGCACCTACGTGTTCGTCAAGGACAACCTCCTCAACGGCGACGACTACACCTCCAGCGCCCAGACGCTGCCCGGCACGGCCGCGGTGGTGAACGCGGTGTCCAAGGAGAAGAACGGCATCGGCTACGGCGGCTCCGCCTACGCCAAGGGCATCAAGGAGCTGAAGATCAAGAAGGGCAACGAGGCGATCGCTCCCTCCGCGGAGAACATCAAGACCGGCAAGTACCCGCTCTCGCGCGACCTCTACTTCTACCTGCGCAACAAGCCGGCCGCGGATGCCAAGGCCTTCATCGACTTCGTCCTGTCCCCCGAGGGCCAGGCGCTCGTCACCAAGGTTGGCTACTTCCCGGTGAAGTAGGACCCCAGGGCAGCAGGCGTCACGAGATTGTCACACGAACCCCGAGGACAACGTGGATAGACAAGCGGCCATGCAGAGTGAGGGGCTCGTGGAAACGGCAACCGTGGCGCCGCGACTCTCCTCCGTCGCCCGGCGGAGGCAGATCCGGGAGAAGGTCATCGCCGGCTTCATCACGGCGATGGCCTTCACGGGAATCGCGGCGCTGGTGCTGATCCTGGTCTTCATCGCGAAGGAGGCGCTGGCGATCTTCCTGGACGCCCACGCCCGCGAGGAGGCCAGCCTGTCGAAGATGTTCCTGCCGCAGGTGGTGCGCGCCGGCAAGCCGGCCGCCTTCGTGTGGCAGCCGGTGTCCTCGGTGCCGAAGGTGAGCATGATTCCGCTCTTCATCGGCACGCTGAAGACGACGCTGGTGTCGATGGTGGTGGCGGTGCCGGTGGGCGTGGCGGGCGCGCTGTTCGCCGCCGAGTTCGCCCCCCGGCGGATGAGGGAGATCCTCAAGCCCACCATCGAGTTGCTGGCGGGCATTCCCTCGGTGGTGCTGGGCTTCTTCGCCCTGATGGTGCTGGCCTCCTTCCTCCAGGACACCTTCGGGCTCACGTCCCGGCTCAACGCGGTCGTCGCGGGGCTGGGCCTGTCGCTGGCGATCGTCCCCGTCATCTTCACCGTGGCCGAGGACGCGCTCACCGCGGTGCCGCGCAGCTACCGCGAGGCGTCGCTCGCACTGGGCGCCACGCCCTGGGAGACGGCCTGGAAGGTGGTGCTGCCGGCGGCGGCCCCGGGCATCCTCGCCGCGTGCGTGCTGGGCTTCGGCCGCGCCATCGGTGAGACGATGATCGTCCTGATGGCCTCGGGCAACGCGGCCATCGTGTCGTGGAACTTCGCGGACTCGGTGCGCTCCATGTCCGCCACCATCGCCGCGGAGATGGGCGAGGTGGTGGTGGGCAGCCCGCACTACTCGCTCCTGTTCTTCATCGGAGTCGAGCTCTTCCTCTTCACCTTCGTCCTCAACATGCTGGCGAACGTCTGGACGCGCCGGGTCATCAAGCGGCTGTCGGGAGCGGGAGCATGAAGAACACCATGCGCCGGATCGTGGGCGGAGCACTCACGTCTCTCACCGGCTTCGCCGCGCTGCTCATCGTGGCCATCCTGGCCATCATCCTTTTCGACGCGATGCGAGGCGGATTCGGGAACATCACCTGGCAGTTCCTCAGCGAGCCGCCCTCCGATGGAATGATGGGTGGCGGTATCTTCCCCGCCCTCTACGGGACGGCGGCGCTCACCCTGCTGATGACGCTGGCGGTGATGCCGGTGGGCGTGCTCACGGCGGTGTACCTGCACGAGTACGCGCCCCCGAGCTCACTCCTGGCGCGCGCGGTGCGGCTGGCGGTGGTCAATCTGGCGGGCGTGCCGTCGATCGTCTTCGGGCTGTTCGGCCTGGGCTTCTTCATCCACTTCGTGGGCGGGAGCATGGACCGGGCGCTGGGCTACCAGGAGCTGCACTGGGGCCAGCCGGGCATCCTCTGGGCCTCGCTCACCCTGGCGGTGCTGACGCTGCCGGTGGTCATCGTCTCCACCGAGGAGGCGCTGCGCGCGGTGCCGATGGACCACCGCACGGCGAGCCTGGCGCTGGGGGCTACCCGCTCCCAGACGCTGGCGCGGGTGGTGCTGCCGGGCGCGCTGCCGGGCATCCTCACCGGTGCCGTGCTGGCGGTGTCCCGCGGCGCGGGCGAGGTGGCGCCCATCCTCTTCACCGGTGCCGCCTACTTCCTGCCCGACCTGCCCAGCAAGCTCAACGCCCAGTTCATGCACCTGGGCTATCACACCTACGTGCTGGCCACGCAGTCACCGGATGTGGAGGCCACGCGCCCGCTGTTGTACGCCACGGTGCTGGTGCTGCTCGCGCTCACCTTCGCCCTCAACCTCGTCGCGGTGCTCATCCGCGCCCGCACCCGCCGGCGCGCCTCCGCGGCCCACTGACACCGAGCCATGTCCCTTTCTTCCGCTGCTCCCGCGCGCATCAAGATGGAGGCGCGCGAGCTTACCCTCCGCTACGGCACCAAGGTGGCGGTGAAGTCGGTGAGCATTCCCCTGCTCGAGCACCAGGTAACGGCGCTCATCGGCCCCT from Archangium lipolyticum encodes the following:
- a CDS encoding response regulator encodes the protein MARILIIEDEQDLAGLVEYNLRAAGFEAEAAGTGASGLAKARSNVPDLILLDLMLPDLAGSEVLRLLKSDSELRKVPVIIVSAKGQESDRIQGLEQGADDYVVKPFSVRELMLRVKAVLRRSDIEEGPVAQLAAGDIQLDTSRHQVRVKGQEVVLTALEFRLLRTLLERGDRVQTREVLLSDVWGIQAEIHTRTVDTHIKRLREKLGPAGDIIETVRGVGYKLSPP
- a CDS encoding sensor histidine kinase produces the protein MPPRLFLIPLLLPALAALVLFLLLGWRMDAVYVALATLSASALTLVASRDALKRQILTLARQVRTRAEGTPAPGSGEDERDRLEEVANLKGAIDTLHHQLSARNAGLDQEARILTAVLDGMAEGLWVTDAEGTVVRHNDALRGMLQTAGHIVGQRPLALLRNEALNEAVTRACREGAATRLELTLEGLFPRTLAIRVTALGRDLPGSAAVFHDVTELRHLEKVRKDFVANVSHELRTPITAIRGYAETLQGGALKDPNVAPKMVDIIHRQSERLSELVEDLLELSRLESREVKLKVTDVPLATAASRAAEVVRPKAQGKNITLELNVPQGLVGRGDERGLEQVLLNLLDNAVKYTPEGGRVMVLAGQEDGRCVVHIRDTGVGIEPKHLARIFERFYRVDKGRSRDMGGTGLGLSIVKHLMSAMGGEVKVESQPNEGSTFTIFLPVSVPTATAAG
- a CDS encoding metallophosphoesterase family protein, which gives rise to MRVAILADIHGNLPACEAVLEDIARVAPDYVVAAGDLALRGAHPRETVELLFDRCDAVLMGNTDCYLAGHYLGGAYRERDHWKTELLQWTRDQLGEPWLKRLGAMPFSVRYSPRRGQDLFVCHANPRNLEDSLDPTLDENTIRRYFQNLDAAACAFGHLHFPYRRRVGRLLIADVASAGIPRDGDLRPAYGVFTFTPKGWRVQIRRVRYPVRKATQALTARRVPGGPLLIHKLVEARYRHHHALMEAARRHSGLPPPGPVLRPPPGSSLITHTPTIELPVVTPPLLKQAVGDESHPATTEDGPVPLSTVTDLDG
- a CDS encoding SixA phosphatase family protein — encoded protein: MSPHQMPLLLVRHAVAEDSHPLGDEARSLTAEGRATFRSHARKLARLTPMVGIITSPLVRAVQTAEILAEAFGLSRVEVHPALRPRAQAPKRILRLARELGAGWVLVGHNPSLARAGALALDMDELPDKLRKGAALAIHPEGKGKHFSFAWLAAPGRYLQRSEDLHRA
- a CDS encoding response regulator encodes the protein MPHVLIVDDERDLAELIDFNLRAAGFSTRVAPTGEAALTAAREQRMDLVLLDLMLPDISGVEVCRQLRAAANTRDVLIVMLTAKGEEADRVRGFEVGADDYVTKPFSVRELVLRLKAILRRSSPARDESAPLKLGPLALDISAHRFYVEGKEVILTALEFRLLEHLMARVGRVQSREQLLEEVWGLSSSLETRTIDTHVMRLRDKLGSARAYLETVRGVGYRIVDPNVV
- a CDS encoding OprO/OprP family phosphate-selective porin, with product MRNLIAAILTFTSGAALAQEATPAPEAAPATEAAPATPNTDERVTNTEGKVASIEEQLAEIKSILSPLTKLKFSGYVQARYQWEESREDGTGGYSRFLVRRGRLKATYTGDLVQYMLQIDAVPTGVTVRDAEATLFIPGTKQNMSVTLGQMKWPFGYESVQSSSDREFPERTRVVRAFLPDERDRGVKYAGKFGFFRLGVGLFDGNGMSYPGSVGVDNDKEKDFVGRAGFDLKWISGGVSGWYGHTMGRGAGETYRHAHERSRVGADLQVYLDFLPIGATAIKGEYIKGKTYVSNGAELLDRQASGWYALLVQNIGLTNAVAVRYDYFDAATGIPATAAAPGSDRPAGTNAIGTIGATAIHYFGENLKLSVTYEHPMTATVAGVKDPRDNLLTAQLQARY
- a CDS encoding phosphate ABC transporter substrate-binding protein produces the protein MKNFIASIAAVLLLALPGAARAGTVTVKGSDTMVILGQRWAEEFMKKNPNTKLQVTGGGSGVGLSALINGTTDIAMSSRPMKEAEGEKLRTRFNTTGTEISVAKDGVTFYVNEGNKVDALTQEQLKGIYLGDITNWKEVGGPDAPIIVYSRENSSGTYVFVKDNLLNGDDYTSSAQTLPGTAAVVNAVSKEKNGIGYGGSAYAKGIKELKIKKGNEAIAPSAENIKTGKYPLSRDLYFYLRNKPAADAKAFIDFVLSPEGQALVTKVGYFPVK
- the pstC gene encoding phosphate ABC transporter permease subunit PstC, with translation MQSEGLVETATVAPRLSSVARRRQIREKVIAGFITAMAFTGIAALVLILVFIAKEALAIFLDAHAREEASLSKMFLPQVVRAGKPAAFVWQPVSSVPKVSMIPLFIGTLKTTLVSMVVAVPVGVAGALFAAEFAPRRMREILKPTIELLAGIPSVVLGFFALMVLASFLQDTFGLTSRLNAVVAGLGLSLAIVPVIFTVAEDALTAVPRSYREASLALGATPWETAWKVVLPAAAPGILAACVLGFGRAIGETMIVLMASGNAAIVSWNFADSVRSMSATIAAEMGEVVVGSPHYSLLFFIGVELFLFTFVLNMLANVWTRRVIKRLSGAGA
- the pstA gene encoding phosphate ABC transporter permease PstA codes for the protein MKNTMRRIVGGALTSLTGFAALLIVAILAIILFDAMRGGFGNITWQFLSEPPSDGMMGGGIFPALYGTAALTLLMTLAVMPVGVLTAVYLHEYAPPSSLLARAVRLAVVNLAGVPSIVFGLFGLGFFIHFVGGSMDRALGYQELHWGQPGILWASLTLAVLTLPVVIVSTEEALRAVPMDHRTASLALGATRSQTLARVVLPGALPGILTGAVLAVSRGAGEVAPILFTGAAYFLPDLPSKLNAQFMHLGYHTYVLATQSPDVEATRPLLYATVLVLLALTFALNLVAVLIRARTRRRASAAH